From Acidianus brierleyi:
AGTTCTTATTTCATTTATATCAATTAAATTACCATTGGTCAACTGTAATGAATAAATTTCACCATCATTAAAATATAATCCTTCCCATTTATCAATATAATTTGATATGTTTATACCAAATACAAGACCTTCTGCTAAAGAGTTGCTAGCTAGCCTATTAGCTCCGTGAAGACCAGTATCACTAACTTCGCCTATAGCATATAATCCTTCTATATTAGTTTCACCTCGAGTATTTACTCTAATCCCTCCGTCTACAAAATGAGCTCCAGGGAAAATGGGGATCTTGTCTATAACAGATAAATTATGTCTTTTTAAATAATTATTAACTACAGGAAATTTTTCCTCAAAATTTTCAATATTACTTAAATCCATAAATACTTTATTGCCCTTTAAATATTCTGAATAAATTGCTCTAGATAAAACGTCTCTAGGAGCTAGCTCACCTTTTTCATGATATTTAAACGTAAATCTCTCTCCCTTATCATTGATAATTTTTGCTCCTTCTCCCCTTAATGTTTCAGTGAGTAAAAATGTTTCATCATCTAGTGCTGTAACTGTAGGATGAAATTGAACAAACTCCATATCAGCTAAAAAAGCACCAGCCCTAAATGCTATTGCCATTCCATCTCCAATATTAGTTGATTGGTTGGAACTATATTTATATAAATATCCATATCCTCCAGTTGCCAAAATTATCTTATCAGCACTTATTTCTCCTCTCCTTTCAGTTATAAATCCCTTTATTTCATTATTTTCAACTTTTAATGATTTAACTCTATCTTCTACTAACTGTATCCCTAATTGTTTAGCTTTATACATCAAAAAATCATAAATATCTCTTCCAGTCTCATCAGTCTTATGTAAAACTCGCCTTCTAGAATGACCTCCTTCTAATCTTAAGTCAGATGCAAATCTAAATCCCCATTTTTCTAAAATTTCTACTGCTAATGGAGCCTCTTTTGTTACATAACTTACTGCTTTTTCATCACATAGCCCATCTCCTACAATTATAGTATCTTTTGCATGAATTTCTGGCGAATCGTTTTCTCCAACAGCTGCTGCCAAGCCGCCTTTAGCTATATAAGTAGATCCACCCGTAATATTCTTTGTTATTACTGTCACCTTATAGCCAGAATTAAAAAGTGATATTGCTGCAGAAAGACCAGCTATTCCATTACCTATAACATATATCATTTTATCGAACATATGTTCGAACACTTAAAATCTTTTCTATAATAAAGATAATTATATCGTTTTTATATAATAAAACTTCGAAATAAGCATTAATATGTGTTTAATTAGATAAGCATATGGATCTAACTTTACCTTTGTTTGATACTTTAGAGGATCTCTGGGGAGATATAAATGGCATAAAAATGTCATTTGCAGGAAATCAATGGTTTGTAAGCAAAGCTCTAATTTCACTATTAAATTCTAAAGGATACAAGGTGTATTTAGAGACTATTCCTCCAGGAGTAGTTAGGAAAAGGGCTGAAGGAGAATCGCTTAAGATAGGTAATTTAGAAATTACTTTTAATCCAGAAATTATATCTTTGCCACCCTCCATGATGGATGGACTAAAAATAAGGGAAAAATTTGATTACGTAGAAAATGAGATTGTAATAGTATATACAAAAAATGAAATAAATGACTGGTGCGAAGTACTAGGAAAAAGAATAGCTATACCAAATCCTAAAACTGAAGGCATAGGGAAAAACTTCATGGAATTATATCAGGAAAATTGTGGAAATTATGAAGAATTAGCAAACTCTGGAGTTTATATTACAATGGTGCATCATAGAGAGATACCTCATATGTTAAAGCTAGGAGATATAGAAGCTGGAATAATGTGGAAAACTGAAGCAATGTATTGGGGATTTAAATATTCAATACCATCAAAGAATAGAATTTCTAAGCTAAGTTTTGCGTTACTAGAAAATTCTAGTGAAAAAGCAAGACAAGTTTATGATATCCTAAAAAGCAATGAAGTTAAAGCCATATATGAAAAATTTGGGTTTAGGTGGATTAAAGGAAGTCCTTGATTAGATTTGCAAATCTAGTATCATCATGTAATCTATTAATTTCTAATACTGAGTTTTTCATAGATCCTATAATAAAATCTTTTGGAACAGACATAGGTAAAGTTGAAGCTATGAACTCACTACTTCCTTCTGGATCTTCTTTAATTAATTCTATACCTTCTGTATATAGCCTTATAAATTCGTCCTCGTTTTTGTAAACTTTAGCTCCACAGCTCCCAGGAATATTAAGCAATTCTTCAAAACTTTTACCTTTAGCTACTGCAGAAGATAAAACAGCACTGTCAATATTTTTTTCTTTAAGCATTTTAACTAGCTCTTGCATCTCGTTAGCGTAAATTAACTCTGCATTAATTTTTTTCTCCCTGAGTAATACTCTTGTAAGAACATCTGCAGCACTTCCTTTTCTCCAAACTCCTATTTTCTTTCCTATATCTGGCGAAATTACCATTAGGCCTTTTATTGTTATATAATCTATTTTTAGATTTCTTCTTACTAAAGATACAGTAGAATCTAATATAACATCCACATCGTTATTTCCATCTTTTCCAAAAACTATTTGTATATCTTTATTCTTCATTTTTGAGGCTATTATAGGGTATGAAACAGGACCGGGCGCAGCTAATACTTTCATAGGTAACATTGTTACTCTATATATATTAAATATATGTTAGATAAAGTTATTAATGAAAAATTTAAATAGGTAACATTGTTACCTATTTTTACCTAGTCATTAAAGATATTATACCATCAATTATCCTTTCCTTAACCATGGATGGATTAGACCATGAGAATAATGACGGCTCTAAATAACAAGATAATCCGCATTTATTGCAACTATAATACTTATCCCACTCATACTTTTCCCATAAGTCTTCTATGTCAGTATCCCATACATATACAGAACCGTTATACTCATTCAAGACATAACAAGGTAAAACTACTCTACCTTGAGGATCAATATTTATGGTAAGCCAAGGCTTACATTCCCAAGGTATTTTTCTATACCAAGAATTTATTATTGATTCAAAATACTCTCTTGAATTCGTAATAGGCGCTCCTGATTTTTTTAATTCTAATAATTGCTCTAGTATAGATCTTAACTCTATAAAATCCGGAGATAATTTATCTGCTGTAGAATAATTATATGCTACTTGAAAATTAACTGAAACATTTAAATCTTCGGCCAATTTCACAATTTTAACTGCTTCATTCATATTCTCGCTAGTTATAGTAAAACTTATATCAGTAGGAACATACTGCGACGCTACTTTTATCCCTTCTAATGATTTCTCAAATGCCCCTTCTACGCCTCTTATTGAATCATGAACTTCCCCTATTCCATCTATAGATACAAACAGAAAATCTAAATTCTTCTTGATAGAATCTATTTTATTTTTTAATAGAATGCCATTAGTAACAAGAGATGTATGAAACCTATCATGTGATTCTTTCAATATTTCCGGTAAATCTCGCCTTAATAACGGCTCTCCTCCTTCAAATCCCATAAATATAACACCTGCATCTGCAAGCTTTTTCATCATTTTTATTTCGTCATTTAAATCAAGTAGCTTTTCATCTTTTCTTCTCCAAAAAGGGCACATTTTACATCTCAAATTGCATGAATATAGCAACTTATGGCCAGCTATCAATGGTAATTTTTTATTACTTTTCAAAAGCCTATATGTCCCTTGAATTATAAAAGGCTTTATATTAAAAACCTTAGAAAGTGTCATTATCGTAGTTATAGTATATTATAGCATTTAAACCTTATTTTCATAATAAATCGATGAACTTTAGTAAAAAAGATTATGAAGAATATTTAATCTATATTTTAAGATTCTTAAGCTTAAATCAATATGTTCATTTGCTACACTCTGCGTATACATAGAACAGAAATTTAGATCTAATATTTCCTTAGAAGTTTCCTTAAGGATTTTTTCAATAGTCTTAAAATCTATAGATTTTATGTTTCTTACACCAGAGTAAAAAGATTCATAATCACTCCACAAATTAAACCTCGATACCTTAGAATTAATTATCTGTTGTATGTAATATAATGGTTTCCATGCAGTTAAAGTATGTCCATGGTCTATTATGTATGCATTATTATCCTTCATTAATACATGATCTTCCTTCAAATCTATGTTTAGAGTCCATTCTTCGAATGCCAAAGCTTCTTTCAACTTTTCTATATTTAAAACAGTAGGAATTGCCCTATCAGGCAAATACTCCATAATGAAGCCTTTTTCTCCATCTTTTTCTATTATTTCAAGATCTAGAATCGGATATCCCAGATATCTTCCTAATTTTGAAGAAGATAATTCAGAAAAGACTTCTATTGCTATATTAACATCTTTCTCTTTCTTAAATTTCTTGAAAAACTTCACGCTATTTGCTCATGCTGCTAGATTTTAAATTCTTCCTAAAGTGACACAAATACTATCTATAGCTTACGTTTTCTAATATGTAATTATTAAGTATATAGATTAGGAAAACTGTTTTAACATTAAATTAATAAACAGTTACTACTAAAAAGTTCCATGGCATATAGAAATCAATCTATAAAAATACTTTTAACATTAATAATATTGGCAATAATAGCATTCTCATTACATTTAATATCACATTATTTAATAACATATGTTAAACCATTAGCTCCATATGTTAATTACGTCGATTTAGCTATAGACGCTGCAATTGTAGGAATTGGAGGATATATACTTATAAGAATACTTCAAAAAATAATTTCCATTTATCTACTATCTAAAGTCGAAACGTCTACTGCTC
This genomic window contains:
- a CDS encoding PTO1314 family radical SAM protein encodes the protein MTLSKVFNIKPFIIQGTYRLLKSNKKLPLIAGHKLLYSCNLRCKMCPFWRRKDEKLLDLNDEIKMMKKLADAGVIFMGFEGGEPLLRRDLPEILKESHDRFHTSLVTNGILLKNKIDSIKKNLDFLFVSIDGIGEVHDSIRGVEGAFEKSLEGIKVASQYVPTDISFTITSENMNEAVKIVKLAEDLNVSVNFQVAYNYSTADKLSPDFIELRSILEQLLELKKSGAPITNSREYFESIINSWYRKIPWECKPWLTINIDPQGRVVLPCYVLNEYNGSVYVWDTDIEDLWEKYEWDKYYSCNKCGLSCYLEPSLFSWSNPSMVKERIIDGIISLMTR
- a CDS encoding molybdate ABC transporter substrate-binding protein, whose product is MDLTLPLFDTLEDLWGDINGIKMSFAGNQWFVSKALISLLNSKGYKVYLETIPPGVVRKRAEGESLKIGNLEITFNPEIISLPPSMMDGLKIREKFDYVENEIVIVYTKNEINDWCEVLGKRIAIPNPKTEGIGKNFMELYQENCGNYEELANSGVYITMVHHREIPHMLKLGDIEAGIMWKTEAMYWGFKYSIPSKNRISKLSFALLENSSEKARQVYDILKSNEVKAIYEKFGFRWIKGSP
- the nadB gene encoding L-aspartate oxidase, translated to MIYVIGNGIAGLSAAISLFNSGYKVTVITKNITGGSTYIAKGGLAAAVGENDSPEIHAKDTIIVGDGLCDEKAVSYVTKEAPLAVEILEKWGFRFASDLRLEGGHSRRRVLHKTDETGRDIYDFLMYKAKQLGIQLVEDRVKSLKVENNEIKGFITERRGEISADKIILATGGYGYLYKYSSNQSTNIGDGMAIAFRAGAFLADMEFVQFHPTVTALDDETFLLTETLRGEGAKIINDKGERFTFKYHEKGELAPRDVLSRAIYSEYLKGNKVFMDLSNIENFEEKFPVVNNYLKRHNLSVIDKIPIFPGAHFVDGGIRVNTRGETNIEGLYAIGEVSDTGLHGANRLASNSLAEGLVFGINISNYIDKWEGLYFNDGEIYSLQLTNGNLIDINEIRTINWENIGIVRNEEKLNKAISIYTQADTFSTNENSNAALVSLLTAKAAEIRKESRGNHYREDYPSKDNKWKKRIYFKIQ
- a CDS encoding DUF3834 domain-containing protein; its protein translation is MKVLAAPGPVSYPIIASKMKNKDIQIVFGKDGNNDVDVILDSTVSLVRRNLKIDYITIKGLMVISPDIGKKIGVWRKGSAADVLTRVLLREKKINAELIYANEMQELVKMLKEKNIDSAVLSSAVAKGKSFEELLNIPGSCGAKVYKNEDEFIRLYTEGIELIKEDPEGSSEFIASTLPMSVPKDFIIGSMKNSVLEINRLHDDTRFANLIKDFL